In the genome of Oncorhynchus nerka isolate Pitt River linkage group LG4, Oner_Uvic_2.0, whole genome shotgun sequence, the window GGACACAGAAGCATAAatatggtatccacaagttcatcggactctggggaagtagataagtagcctcattgccaaaatcccaaagtatctcTTTAATTCACTGAAAAACATGCACAGACAAAAGATCATATAAATCATCTGCAAAAATGTGTGTTCAGTTTAAAAACTAAATAAAATCCAAAACAGAACATGGCCCAGTTTTATGACAGCAGTTACTTCGGACTGATTCCAAAGTCTCAGTTAAGATGCAGTGCAGTATTGAGATATAGTGCAACGGTTCAGTAATCAGTCATATCATCAGCTTTTGTCCAGCTCATTTATGCTTTATCAAACTTTTCTAGTTCAGTGACAAAGATGAGGTGGTCCTCCGGAGACTTGCCATGCGTTTTGCTAAGGTGCAGTTTGACTGCATGCTTGCTGACAAAGGTCCGATTGCACAGCTTGCACTGAAATACAGAGCATGAGTCTTCCTCATTAAGTCCCAGGGAACTGAACGTTTTCTCCGTTATCATTCTGGTAACTGCCTGCTGCTCTCTAAGGTGATCTATGGAAAGCTTTGAGATGTCCTTCATGCTGAAGCCTAAGTGGGACTCCAAATGATTTATGTAAGAGGAAGGAGTCCTAAACTGAGAGGCACAGTCACTGCAGAGAAACAGGGGCTGGCCCGAGTCAATGTTTTTCAGGAATTTTGTCCCGCCTGTCCGCCTCAGCTGGTACTTGACATTGGCCAGCCAATGGGAGATCGTGGTCATGGAGAGACCAGTGAACTTGCAGATATGGACCCGCTCCTGGGGGCCTAAGTCAGTCATGACGAACTTGCCGTCAGCCGTCTCCCGGAGACAGGAGGTGAACTGGGCCTGAAGGATGAGGAGGTGCTGAGGATTCCAGTTGGACTGCCGGCCTTTCCTTTTCTGGAATGCAGAGAGCTCCTCCAAGCCATCCTCGAAGGCGCTGTTGTCCGCGTCAGATTTCTCAGAGATGGAGGATGGGGTGGAGGATTTCGGTGTCAGACGGCCGGTCAGGTTCTTGACCATGTCGGAGATGTCCATCAAAGCATTTTCCCGTAAAGGGGACGAGAGAGATTCAGACAAGCTTGACAGAATAGGCCTGTTGCCGTTATTGGTGTTACAGTTGCTATTGTTGTTCGGCGTAGTGGAGGTGCTGTTAGTAGTGCGTCCATTCGTGTTTTTGGATTTTGTCAAGTCCATGGGTTGGTCATCATTGTCATAGAATCGATTGATTGACTCAACTTGCTTGACCTGATTGGAGTTGTTCATGGGCTTCTCCATCATGTTGTTACTGATCTTGTACAGCATTGCCAGAGGGTCTAGAAAGGGGGTGGCTGTCTTCGAGGCCTTTCCCAAGTGATTGTTCATGATTGACTGCAACGCACTGAGGGGGTTGACAAATGACTGCTCAGGTGAATGATCCGTGATGATTCCCAAGCCGTTACAGCCATTGCTGGCTACCGTTTTTGGCACATCTGCTCCGTTCTTCATTGGCGGATCCGCTTTGCCGTCTtttgcctctccctctctgcttctaGGCTCACTCTTATCCTCTACATCAATGTTTTTCACCGGCTTGTTGAGGCTATCCGGCATGGGTGACCCCTTCCTCTCCttggacagtggggatggtgacTTGGTAGAGCTCACTTTGCATTTGTTTTCTGACGCCTTCTCGTCCTTCTCCTTCTTCACAGAGACCTTCCCTGTGACTTTTTCCACTAGCTCCTCCATGGCCAGCACATTGTTCTTGTGGCTTGGAGGTGGGGAATGGCTGATCGGTGAATGGATCAGATTGCTGGAGTCAGAGGACATCACCTTCAAGCTGCTAGTGCTGAACAAGGGTTGAACCACCTGGACACTCTGCATGGAGGACTTCAGAGACCCATGGAGCTGGTAGGCAGCGTGGATGCTAGGGTAGCCAGCACCACCCCAGGTGGGCGTCCCAGTCTGGGCCTTGATGATTGCACTTGACACTGTGAACTCTAAGGACTTCAGGATATCCAGACCTCCTTTGGGTGTCTCTTCCAGGTCTTCCTCTGTGAGATACTTGTAATGTCCAGCCTTGCCAGTTTTCTCACTTTTCTCAGTCAGATCCTCTTTCTCTTCTTTGATCTTATTCTCTGGTTCACTCATCTCCATTTTCTCCTCGTGTTCCTCCCTTTTCTCTTCAGTGTGCGAGGAGTGCAGGAGAAGAGAATCGGGCTGTGACTTCACATTGGGCGCAGGGAGTCGTGTAGAGGTCGGCGGGAGAGGAATGGACTGCATCTTTTCCTCAACCAGGGGGTCAAACACCAACTGCTTCCCCTTTTTGGACGCTGTGTTGGTCACTTTCAAAAAGTGTCCTGTGACCATCATGTGGGCTGTCAGTTGTTGCAGGGTGTCGTGGGAACTCCCGCACTCCATGCATTTGAGGATCTGGGCCTTGCGAGCCTCAAACTGCCAGGTGTAACTGGCGCCATTTTGGTAGCCGTAGCGGTTATTCGCTGTGACATAGGGGTTAACCACTTTCTGGTCTTTCGTGGTCTCCCCCAGGTGTACACCAGATGTGTTGTGGACAGACTCTGGTGAGCACGGGGACACCAAGTCCTGAAATGCTCTTTTTCTGGTAGGTGGCACCAGCTTTGAGGTGAGGGCTGGCATGGGTTCTTTGAGAGGCACTTTCTGGTAGTGTTTTGTTTTGATCATGTGGACACTCAGGTCCTGTAGGGATTCAAAGGAATGGCCGCAGTACATGCACTTGAGAACCTTTTGAGCGTCCTCCTTGCCTTCCATCTCCATGAGGGAGCGCTTACGTGGCTTGGACCACCTCTTTCCCCGCTCCTCTTCCTTGTCCTTGTTGTCATCACGGTAGTGGCCTGACTCATTCATGTGTACCGTGAGCCCCACCAGCGTGTCATAGGCTCCGCTGCAGTCCTTGCACCGGAACTTGCTGGCACCGGTGAACACCGGACCGTAGAGCTTGTTGTTCTGCCGGTACAGCTGCACAGTGCTGAAGAGGCTCGGCTCGGGGAGGAGGTTATATGGTGTATGCTGCAGGGTTTTGGCCAAAGCCGCTTGGTGCCAGTCGTAGGTCACTCCACCGGTGCTGCCAGTGCTGACACCAGTGCCATTGTTGTTAGTGTTAGCGGTGCTTGTAGCGGTAGTGTTGCTGGTAGTGTTGGTAGGGGCAGAGgtgttactgctgctgttggtgTGGTTATTATTGTTCACAAGTCTGATAGTATTACTGTTGGCGATACCGTTGCTCCCCTTGTGGCTGCTTCCATTGCTGTTGCTGATCACACTGATGaccttgttgctgttgctgttacttCTTAGCATGTCCTTGGTGATGCTGGACCAAGAGGCGTCCGAGATCAGGTTTGCATAGACAGCTTTCATCTGCGCCAGGCTGTCCTGCAGAGACAGGCCATTGGGGATCTTTAGGTGGTCTACTCCTCCTCTGACTGCCTCCTCCTTATCCAGTCCGTCCTTGGAGCGTGTGCTCTGGAAGTCGATAAGTTGGTCGCTGGTATCGCTGAGAGGAGAAGCGTAGCCAGCGTCGGGGTTGGTGCCATTGCTGAAAGGGGAGTTCTGGAAGCTGAATTGGTCCCCGGCATCGTCATCCTCGTTGCAGAGGTACTCGCCATCCTGTCCATCCAAGGAGAGCCCATCATCTTGCAGGTGCTCCTCATCGATCTTGTCATCAGCCTTAAATTCGTCCTCGTCCCCATAAGCTGAAAAACACAAGATGAGAGAAAAAAGGGACATCAGGCAACTCATTGGGGCAGAACATTCCTAATGGCACCACTCAAATTGATCAGATGTGTCCACCTGATGTGTATAAAGATTCTCGATGTTTGCATCCCATAATGTGCGTTTAATGTGTGTATACCACGCACGCATGCGCGTATCTCTGAATGTGTAAAGAGTGGGTGAGTGTCGTGATTCTTAAGAGATTTTTGTCAATAGTCCTGGCGGAGGACACAGCTTTGCAATTATAAAGTGGCAAACATCGATATCTTGACTATGATAGATAGTCCCCTTCACTGTGCGGCCTAACGAAGGTATCGAACATTACGGCTCAGCAAGGGTAAAGGAGAACACAGATGAGCAAGATAAATATTTCCCCTTGAATTCAAAAACTAGTGACACAAGCAAAATTCTACATGATGGAAAACCAGTTCCCAAAGCAGAAGATGTATATTAATCAACACAGAGTCCACTTGACAAAAAAGGTCAgtagcctacatacagtatgttagacCTCTCATGTTTGTTGCTTTGTCGTGCCTTGATGTCTTAACTCCAAGTTATCATACACTATATAATATTGATGTACACTGTTGAATACAAAAAAAGTACACAGTCCTAAATCCTATCCTTCAAATGATTAGACTGCCCAGTAAAAAGGTGACCACAACAGCCACAAGCCAGTTCATGTACTAAAATGGCTTCCTCTTTTAGTTGGAGGGCACTGACTCTCTCAGAGTTTGATCCAGTCTCTGCTACCACTGTGCCACTCACACCCTGCCCGTCAAGTGTGCAATAAGTGGGCGAGCATGCCAGGCACTCGGCTGGGCTAGCATAGAGTTGGCATAGGCAGTGGACTCCTCACAGCGTGGCACGTAGAAATCGCCGGTGGAAATGACATGACATGTTGTCACCATCCATGCTGTACTAGTTCTCAGGGAGCGGAGTGTGGCTGCTTCCAGGGGGGGGGGACAGAATGTTACCCATAGAGGATGAGGGTGTGACTGAGTATACTTTCTCTACACAGACTCTTATATCAAGGTTCATCTACATACTATTTTGAAGtgcactatttaaaaaaaaaaaaaatctgaattgcGGAAAAACAACAACAGTTATTTTTTCTTCAACACCAAAAAAACTAAACAATCAGGCAGTCCTTATGTGGCCTTTCATCAGATAAAGAAGATATAACAGGTAACAACAGCATGGCTATGGTATGTGTCTAATGAAACTGCATTTGTCTGGCATTTACACTTTTAAGTGTTGTCAGCCCTGAAAAGGGAATAACGGAACTCTTTGTCAGGCCACAACAAGATAGAAAAGACACGCCATTTATTTAATGACCATTAAGGAAAGTGAATGAAAGCCACGTGACTGAGTACTTAACAAGGCACTACCTGTGTTGATCAGCTGCCCGGCTGGTTATCTTTAATGGAAGACAACATGTGATTGCAACCCCTGTAGCCAAGCAGGAATCATGGCAGACATTTTACTTTGAGAACAAGCCTATAACCAGCGTCAACCATCTCTCAAGTAGAAATTCAGGCCCTCTGGACTTTGAGACAATGTCAGACTTCAACTGTCTCTAAACGGCACTAGGTAGCAAATAAAAAATTGTAGAGAAACAAATTTCCAACAATCAAATGTGTTCCAATTTCACAACACTATGTCACGTTTCACTCGATATGAAAATGTGCTGTATCTACATTACGTATGTTCCATATTGTAATGGTAAAGGAGAAATACTGTAAATAGAGAaacggacagagagagcgagggggaaagAGCGAGTGAAAGCGAtactgagacagacagatggagacagtgcTCGGGCAGTTCACTCTATCCTTCCCCATAAGATGCTTGTCCAAGGTGCCAGTATCAGTCTCTAGCGAAGAGGCAGATGTGCTGTCAGCTCCTGAACTGCGCATGCCGCTCAGGCCCATAATCGGAGAAGACATAATACCTGATGTTTGTGAGCTGCCATTTACTGCTGCCTGAGAGAAGCTGGAGGGCCATAAGCAACTgtgactagtgtgtgtgtgtgtgtgtgggtataaaTGTGTATGAACATCaactgtagcgtgtactgtatgCACACAAAAGGTAATACTATTTTGCTCACATAATACCTGGAATCTATCTGTCCGGTACTACAACTAGGCGTATCCCAGAGCCCCACATCACACCCTTTCACATATAATCCAATTAAAGAACTGACCACAACAAAAAATGTCAAAAGTGCATCCGTCAAGAGCATTCCGTATTTCACTTCATTGGAGCGTTTGGTTGAGTACCTGACAACTCTCCCATCACTCTTACTCCCTCACTGTCTCCAAATAGCTCATCACACTAAGCAacacaccaaaaaaaaaaaatcaattagcGTCTCCACTATAATTACCCTTAGCTCTGACTGAGCAGAGTGGGTAAAGAGGGAACGCCTTGACagaagagacagacaagagaacCTGACACTTCTAAAAACAATGCCAGTCttttcctgcacacacacacctacacctcAGCCTAGAtcaccccacatacacacacacaccccaaacaCGTACTTCCCCCGACATCCCCAGACTGCTGCCTCCACCTCGGAAACCGTCCGTGTCAAATCATGTGTCAGCAGGAGGGCGGTGGGTGTCAGTGTGAGGGTGGTGGGTGTCAGCAGGAGGGCGGTGGGTGTCAGCAGGAGGGCGGTGGGTGTCAGCAGGAGGGCGGTGGGTGTCAGCAGGAGGGCGGTGGGTGTCAGCAGGAGGGCGGTGGGTGTCAGCAGGAGGGCGGTGGGTGTCAGCATGAGGGCGGTGGGTGTCAGCATGAGGGCGGTGGGTGTCAGTATGAGGGCGGTGGGTGTCAGTATGAGGGCGGTGGGTGTCAGCAGGAGGGCGGTGGGTGTCAGCAGGAGGGCGGTGGGTGTCAGCAGGAGGGCGGTGGGTGTCAGCAGGAGGGCGGTGGGTGTGGAGGGCGTGGGGCAGGAGGGCGGTGGGTGTCAGCAGGAGGGCGGTGGGTGTCAGCAGGAGGGCGGTGGGTGTCAGCGTGAGGGCGGTGGGTGTCAGCGGAGGGCGGTGGGTGTCAGCGTGAGGGCGGTGGGTGTCAGCGTGAGGGCGGTGGGTGTCAGCGTGAGGGCGGTGGGTGTGAGGGCGGTGGGTGTCAGCGTGGGCGGTGGGTGTCAGTGTGAGGGCGGTGGGTGTCAGTGTGAGGGCGGTGGGTGTCAGTGTGAGGGCGGTGGGTGTCAGCGTGAGGGCGGTGGGTGTCAGCGTGAGGGCGGTGGGTGTCAGCGTGAGGGCGGTGGGTGTCAGCGTGAGGGCGGTGGGTGTCAGCGTGAGGGCGGTGGGTGTCAGCGTGAGGGCGGTGGGTGTCAGTGTGAGGGCGGTGGGTGTCAGTGTGAGGGCGGTGGGTGTCAGTGTGAGGGTGGTGGGTGTCAGTGTCCACCAACAAGCCTTTTCTTTCAGcgaaagaaaaaaacaacataaAAGCCCAtttcttttcttcttctctccctccttttttGCCATctgtgtaaaaaataaataaaatcaaaaaAGCTCCTGGTTTCACCGGTGGCTAATAAGGCAATCAGTGATGGGGAGATGCTGACAAGGCGCGTTGAGCCGCCCGCTTTCAAGCCTCACTCAGAacaacggagagagggagaggaaggattcAAATAGGGGGAGGGGAGGACGTCTGTTGTGGTTGTCAGTCAAcaaaagagaaaaagaaaaataAGCCCACTTTGTGCTGTCACAGAGAATGGAAGAGGAAAATAAGTTTGTAGAGACAAAAAAAGGAAAGACGATTTGGTTAGGTGTTAGCTGACAGAGGTGTGAACAAGAGAGTTTTGAGTTGGTCTGTCTTTGGGTGGGTCAGATGTGAAATCGACTGTAACCTGAGGCAGCGAGATAAAAACGAAAGctttgtgtgcgtgtatgtgagtGAGCGTGGGTGGGTTTGTAAGCATCTATGCGTATCTATCCACCTGGTGTGCTAGGGAGATATTCTGTACGTATCCATCAGGcctgtccctgtgtgtttgtgtgtctcagtACGTTCATGTGTCAGTGTCAATGACGTGTgcgtgttagtat includes:
- the LOC115128480 gene encoding teashirt homolog 1-like, with the protein product MPRRKQQAPRRSVAYGDEDEFKADDKIDEEHLQDDGLSLDGQDGEYLCNEDDDAGDQFSFQNSPFSNGTNPDAGYASPLSDTSDQLIDFQSTRSKDGLDKEEAVRGGVDHLKIPNGLSLQDSLAQMKAVYANLISDASWSSITKDMLRSNSNSNKVISVISNSNGSSHKGSNGIANSNTIRLVNNNNHTNSSSNTSAPTNTTSNTTATSTANTNNNGTGVSTGSTGGVTYDWHQAALAKTLQHTPYNLLPEPSLFSTVQLYRQNNKLYGPVFTGASKFRCKDCSGAYDTLVGLTVHMNESGHYRDDNKDKEEERGKRWSKPRKRSLMEMEGKEDAQKVLKCMYCGHSFESLQDLSVHMIKTKHYQKVPLKEPMPALTSKLVPPTRKRAFQDLVSPCSPESVHNTSGVHLGETTKDQKVVNPYVTANNRYGYQNGASYTWQFEARKAQILKCMECGSSHDTLQQLTAHMMVTGHFLKVTNTASKKGKQLVFDPLVEEKMQSIPLPPTSTRLPAPNVKSQPDSLLLHSSHTEEKREEHEEKMEMSEPENKIKEEKEDLTEKSEKTGKAGHYKYLTEEDLEETPKGGLDILKSLEFTVSSAIIKAQTGTPTWGGAGYPSIHAAYQLHGSLKSSMQSVQVVQPLFSTSSLKVMSSDSSNLIHSPISHSPPPSHKNNVLAMEELVEKVTGKVSVKKEKDEKASENKCKVSSTKSPSPLSKERKGSPMPDSLNKPVKNIDVEDKSEPRSREGEAKDGKADPPMKNGADVPKTVASNGCNGLGIITDHSPEQSFVNPLSALQSIMNNHLGKASKTATPFLDPLAMLYKISNNMMEKPMNNSNQVKQVESINRFYDNDDQPMDLTKSKNTNGRTTNSTSTTPNNNSNCNTNNGNRPILSSLSESLSSPLRENALMDISDMVKNLTGRLTPKSSTPSSISEKSDADNSAFEDGLEELSAFQKRKGRQSNWNPQHLLILQAQFTSCLRETADGKFVMTDLGPQERVHICKFTGLSMTTISHWLANVKYQLRRTGGTKFLKNIDSGQPLFLCSDCASQFRTPSSYINHLESHLGFSMKDISKLSIDHLREQQAVTRMITEKTFSSLGLNEEDSCSVFQCKLCNRTFVSKHAVKLHLSKTHGKSPEDHLIFVTELEKFDKA